One window of uncultured Trichococcus sp. genomic DNA carries:
- the rpsN gene encoding 30S ribosomal protein S14 — MAKKSKIAKARKQREAIEAYAAVRMELKAAGDYQALAKLPKDSNPNRYKNRDLIDGRPRAYMRKFGMSRISFRQLAHQGLIPGVQKASW; from the coding sequence ATGGCGAAAAAATCAAAAATTGCAAAAGCCCGCAAACAGCGGGAAGCGATAGAGGCATATGCAGCGGTGCGCATGGAACTGAAAGCCGCCGGAGATTATCAGGCGTTGGCGAAATTGCCGAAGGATTCGAATCCGAACCGCTACAAAAACCGCGATCTGATCGACGGCAGACCGAGAGCCTATATGCGCAAATTCGGCATGTCGCGGATCAGCTTCAGACAGCTCGCGCACCAGGGCTTGATCCCCGGGGTGCAAAAAGCCAGCTGGTGA
- a CDS encoding ABC transporter ATP-binding protein, which produces MTETALQIDNLSVYYGDEAALSNVCLKVAHGEILGIIGPNGGGKSTLLKAILGLIQPTTGNVRIYGQEPGKNRAAVGFVPQFGAMDRRFPISVFEVVLTGRLKPGLSLCRKYSETDKAIAAAQLERVGIGHLANRQISELSGGEFQRLLIARALAVEPKLLLLDEPTASVDANSRNQIYQLLREVNADMTIILVTHDLMAISSEVGKLACLNKKLVYHGEPELNESVVNELYGCPVDLIAHGVPHRVLKAHEEESTK; this is translated from the coding sequence ATGACGGAAACAGCCCTTCAGATCGACAACCTGTCCGTCTACTACGGGGATGAAGCCGCACTTTCCAATGTCTGTCTGAAGGTGGCGCACGGGGAAATCCTGGGCATCATCGGGCCGAACGGCGGCGGGAAGTCGACTTTGCTGAAGGCCATCCTCGGATTGATCCAACCCACAACCGGCAACGTCCGCATCTACGGCCAGGAGCCGGGCAAGAACCGGGCTGCGGTCGGCTTTGTTCCGCAATTCGGGGCGATGGACAGACGCTTCCCGATCTCCGTGTTCGAAGTCGTCCTGACCGGCAGGCTGAAACCGGGCTTATCCTTGTGCAGGAAATATTCCGAAACGGACAAAGCGATCGCCGCTGCGCAACTGGAACGCGTCGGCATCGGCCATCTGGCGAACAGGCAGATTTCCGAACTCTCGGGGGGAGAATTCCAGCGGCTGCTGATTGCCAGAGCCTTGGCTGTCGAGCCCAAACTGCTGCTGCTGGATGAACCGACAGCCAGCGTCGATGCCAACTCGCGGAACCAGATCTATCAGCTGCTCCGGGAAGTCAACGCCGACATGACGATCATACTTGTCACCCACGACCTGATGGCGATTTCGTCCGAAGTGGGCAAGCTGGCTTGCCTGAACAAAAAATTGGTCTACCACGGCGAACCCGAGCTCAACGAAAGCGTCGTGAACGAACTCTACGGCTGCCCGGTCGACCTGATCGCGCATGGCGTTCCGCACCGGGTCCTGAAAGCGCACGAGGAGGAAAGTACAAAATGA
- a CDS encoding Gfo/Idh/MocA family oxidoreductase: protein MKETVWGMVGCGDVTEKKSGPGLYKANGSRLKGVYNRTEAKAHDWVKRHGHGQVYATVEELLADKEITAVYIATPPTTHFDYAMQVIAANKVPLIEKPMARTFEECQAILDAAGEKDLPVFVSFYCRALEKFQKIKQLLDEGAIGQPQLVEIRQYQQPAPEDFDKDNLPWRLQSAAGGGKDLDIQVHVLDYLAYYFGDITAMTGIVENRAGLYEVEDTVSASFRFANGVVGSAAWCYVADFDLDEVTIIGSEGTLVFAGTSFEWIRLIKDGKTTNYTFETPEHVAMPFIQTVVDELNGKAKSPADATSAANGIRMFDELLKDYRERHES, encoded by the coding sequence ATGAAAGAGACTGTATGGGGAATGGTTGGTTGTGGAGATGTAACGGAGAAGAAAAGCGGGCCGGGGCTCTATAAAGCGAACGGATCCCGATTGAAGGGAGTATATAACCGCACGGAGGCCAAGGCGCATGATTGGGTGAAACGTCATGGTCACGGTCAGGTATATGCAACGGTCGAGGAGCTGTTGGCGGACAAAGAAATCACGGCTGTCTACATCGCCACACCGCCGACCACCCACTTCGACTATGCCATGCAAGTGATTGCAGCGAACAAGGTGCCGCTGATCGAGAAACCGATGGCGCGCACATTCGAGGAATGCCAAGCGATACTGGATGCAGCCGGAGAGAAAGACTTGCCAGTATTCGTCAGCTTCTACTGCCGGGCACTCGAAAAATTCCAGAAAATCAAGCAACTGCTGGATGAGGGAGCCATCGGACAACCGCAATTGGTGGAAATCCGCCAATACCAGCAGCCGGCTCCGGAAGACTTCGACAAAGACAACTTGCCTTGGCGCCTTCAATCGGCTGCAGGAGGCGGGAAGGACCTGGATATCCAAGTTCATGTTCTCGATTATTTGGCCTATTACTTCGGCGACATCACCGCGATGACCGGCATCGTTGAAAACCGCGCCGGACTCTATGAAGTCGAGGACACCGTGTCGGCATCCTTCCGCTTCGCGAACGGCGTCGTTGGCTCGGCAGCTTGGTGCTATGTCGCGGACTTCGACTTGGATGAAGTGACGATCATCGGTTCGGAAGGGACCTTGGTCTTCGCAGGCACGAGCTTCGAATGGATCCGCCTTATCAAGGACGGGAAAACGACGAACTACACTTTCGAAACGCCGGAGCATGTCGCCATGCCGTTCATCCAAACCGTCGTCGACGAACTGAACGGAAAAGCAAAAAGCCCAGCCGATGCCACCAGTGCAGCCAACGGCATCCGGATGTTCGACGAGTTGCTGAAGGATTACCGCGAAAGACATGAGAGCTGA
- a CDS encoding FeoA family protein — translation MKRSLMQRLFGGKEKNQTDDPPRPRNLTDAEINHPYVIKGIVASEEGMKDFLCTLGCFEGETVTVISALTENYIIHVKNARYSIDGDLARAILI, via the coding sequence ATGAAACGCTCACTTATGCAACGCCTTTTCGGCGGCAAAGAAAAAAACCAAACAGACGATCCGCCGCGGCCGCGCAACCTGACCGATGCGGAAATCAATCATCCCTATGTCATCAAAGGGATCGTGGCATCCGAGGAAGGGATGAAGGATTTCCTCTGCACCTTGGGCTGCTTCGAGGGCGAAACCGTGACGGTCATTTCGGCCTTGACCGAAAATTACATCATCCACGTCAAAAATGCCCGGTACAGCATCGATGGCGATCTGGCCAGAGCAATCCTGATCTAG
- a CDS encoding FeoB-associated Cys-rich membrane protein, with the protein MFGDVVVFLIIAAFVAGSIAKIVRDKKKGSKCSGCPLNKTCAYRNPDADQCPMRQATDPHKEEKG; encoded by the coding sequence ATGTTCGGAGATGTCGTTGTGTTTTTGATCATCGCCGCTTTCGTTGCCGGATCCATCGCGAAAATCGTCCGCGACAAGAAAAAGGGCAGCAAGTGCTCCGGGTGTCCGTTGAACAAAACCTGTGCCTACAGAAATCCGGACGCGGACCAGTGCCCGATGCGTCAAGCTACCGACCCCCACAAAGAGGAGAAGGGCTAG
- a CDS encoding redox-sensing transcriptional repressor Rex, which translates to MTTNDIPKASARRLPIYHRYLGFLHTAGKKWVSSTELGEAVKVESATIRRDFSYFGATGKRGYGYDVAFLLDFFNKKLHQERLTNVALIGVGNLGQALLNYNFHVSNNLRISAAFDVDEGIVGKILSGVPVYPMSEMVEQLRIQQLEVAILTIPQEMAQDAADRLVEAGIHGIMNFTPIRLSVPGNVRVQNVDMTNELQTLIYFLNNGIS; encoded by the coding sequence ATGACGACGAATGACATTCCAAAAGCTTCGGCAAGGCGGTTGCCGATCTACCACCGCTACTTGGGTTTTCTGCATACGGCAGGCAAAAAATGGGTCTCATCCACCGAATTGGGCGAGGCGGTCAAAGTGGAGAGCGCCACGATCCGTCGCGACTTTTCCTATTTTGGCGCGACCGGCAAAAGGGGCTACGGCTATGATGTGGCATTTTTGCTGGATTTCTTCAACAAAAAGCTCCACCAGGAACGGCTCACCAATGTGGCGCTGATCGGCGTGGGCAATCTGGGCCAGGCCCTGTTGAACTACAACTTCCACGTCAGCAACAATCTGCGCATCAGCGCCGCCTTCGATGTCGACGAAGGCATCGTCGGCAAGATCCTCAGCGGCGTGCCCGTCTACCCGATGTCCGAAATGGTGGAGCAGCTGCGCATCCAACAACTGGAAGTGGCCATCCTGACGATCCCCCAGGAAATGGCGCAGGACGCCGCGGACCGCTTGGTGGAAGCCGGTATCCACGGCATCATGAACTTCACACCGATCCGCCTCTCCGTCCCGGGAAACGTCCGCGTCCAGAACGTCGACATGACGAACGAACTGCAAACGCTGATCTATTTTTTGAACAACGGCATCAGCTGA
- the uvsE gene encoding UV DNA damage repair endonuclease UvsE: protein MSIGYACLNIGTPNTNIRSVMQRNATPEKLAEVTAHNLAALERMIDYNCKNDIKLFRISSDLIPFGSSPVNSLDWPEIHKEDFDRIGAKIRKSGMRVSMHPGQYTVLNSPTEDVVERAIADLIYHDKSLTALGTDTSNKIVLHVGGIYGDKEAAMNRFADNFRRLPENVQKRLIIENDDRLYTIEDVLKLANQLQIPAVYDNLHHAINSPPSGGTDQYWIDEANKTWKEADGSQKIHYSQQAPGKRPGAHTDTIDLETFLQFHNHLEDPSIDIMLEVKDKNLSAIKCQNATTAVPKPLLLEKEWGRYKYAILEKSPAVYQAIRTLLKDKEAYPVQEFYRLIDTAFAAETHLGYAENAAAHVWGYFKKHATDTEHKQYEKNLANYRNNTGTLATLKRQLFKIAEKYEVDYLLQSLYFYLE, encoded by the coding sequence ATGAGCATCGGCTATGCCTGTCTGAACATCGGCACACCAAACACAAACATCCGCAGCGTCATGCAACGGAATGCGACCCCGGAGAAGCTGGCCGAGGTGACCGCGCACAACCTCGCCGCACTGGAGCGGATGATCGACTACAACTGCAAGAACGACATCAAACTATTCCGCATCAGCTCGGATCTGATCCCGTTCGGTTCGAGTCCGGTCAATTCACTCGATTGGCCGGAAATCCATAAGGAGGATTTCGACCGCATCGGCGCCAAAATCCGCAAAAGCGGCATGCGCGTCTCCATGCACCCAGGCCAGTACACCGTGCTGAATTCGCCGACCGAAGATGTCGTCGAGCGCGCCATCGCCGATCTGATCTATCACGACAAAAGCCTGACAGCGCTCGGCACCGATACGAGCAACAAAATCGTTCTTCATGTCGGCGGCATCTACGGGGACAAAGAAGCCGCAATGAATCGCTTCGCCGATAATTTTCGACGCTTGCCCGAAAACGTCCAAAAACGCCTCATCATCGAAAACGACGATCGGCTCTATACCATCGAGGACGTCCTGAAACTGGCGAACCAACTCCAGATCCCTGCCGTCTACGATAACCTGCACCATGCCATTAATTCACCTCCTTCAGGAGGCACCGACCAATACTGGATTGATGAAGCCAACAAGACTTGGAAAGAAGCGGACGGCAGCCAGAAAATCCATTACTCCCAACAAGCTCCCGGCAAACGGCCCGGCGCCCATACCGATACGATCGATCTGGAGACTTTCCTGCAGTTCCACAACCACCTGGAAGATCCGTCCATCGACATCATGCTGGAAGTGAAGGACAAAAACCTGTCTGCCATCAAATGCCAGAACGCGACCACAGCCGTTCCAAAACCATTGCTGTTGGAAAAAGAGTGGGGCCGCTACAAGTACGCCATCCTCGAAAAATCGCCCGCGGTCTATCAAGCCATCCGCACGCTGCTGAAAGACAAAGAAGCCTATCCAGTTCAGGAATTCTACCGCCTGATCGACACGGCCTTCGCCGCAGAAACCCATCTCGGCTACGCCGAAAACGCCGCAGCCCACGTCTGGGGCTACTTCAAGAAGCACGCAACCGACACCGAGCACAAGCAATACGAGAAGAACCTCGCCAACTACCGGAACAATACCGGAACACTTGCAACCCTGAAACGTCAACTTTTCAAGATTGCAGAAAAATACGAAGTGGATTACTTACTGCAGTCTTTATATTTTTATCTGGAGTGA
- a CDS encoding metal ABC transporter permease: protein MIQALFEYQFLQNAFAASLLASIVCGIIGVIIVEKKLVMMSGGIAHTAYGGVGLGYFFGFEPIIGAFLFAIAAALGIGTIKRKGGVQADILIGLFWSLGMAFGIVFIALMPGYPPDLNSYLFGNILSVTQADLTLMLLVTALVLAVVVALFNAWKAYLFDEEFASIIGVKTIFLEYLLLVLVAMTVVVLIRVAGIILVLALLTAPAAMAALFSKQLKNRMLLAVLFGAFFSISGLWVSYGLNIPSGACIVMIAVACYFLAYAFRATGSRLKRKNLASKQLVD, encoded by the coding sequence ATGATCCAGGCATTATTCGAATATCAATTTTTACAGAACGCTTTCGCCGCCAGCCTGCTGGCGAGCATCGTCTGCGGCATCATCGGCGTCATCATCGTCGAGAAGAAGCTGGTGATGATGAGCGGCGGAATCGCCCACACGGCTTACGGCGGCGTCGGCCTCGGTTATTTCTTCGGGTTCGAACCCATCATCGGCGCCTTCCTTTTTGCCATCGCGGCAGCGCTCGGGATCGGCACCATCAAAAGGAAGGGCGGCGTGCAGGCGGACATCCTGATCGGCCTGTTCTGGTCGCTGGGCATGGCTTTCGGCATCGTCTTCATCGCACTGATGCCGGGCTATCCGCCCGATCTGAATTCCTATCTTTTCGGGAACATCCTGTCGGTGACCCAGGCGGACCTGACGCTGATGCTGCTCGTGACCGCACTTGTGCTGGCGGTCGTGGTCGCGCTCTTCAACGCCTGGAAAGCCTATCTCTTCGATGAGGAGTTCGCCTCCATCATCGGCGTCAAAACGATCTTTTTGGAATACTTGCTGCTGGTTCTGGTGGCGATGACCGTGGTCGTGCTGATCCGCGTGGCCGGCATCATTCTCGTGCTGGCGCTGCTGACGGCGCCGGCTGCCATGGCCGCCCTGTTCTCGAAACAGCTGAAGAACCGCATGCTGTTGGCGGTGCTTTTCGGGGCCTTCTTCAGCATCAGCGGCCTGTGGGTCTCCTACGGGCTCAACATCCCATCCGGCGCCTGCATCGTCATGATCGCCGTCGCCTGCTACTTCCTGGCCTACGCTTTTCGCGCAACCGGAAGCAGGCTGAAAAGAAAAAACTTGGCTTCAAAACAACTTGTGGATTGA
- a CDS encoding ferrous iron transporter B, with amino-acid sequence MRIALAGNPNSGKTTLFNAITGKIEHVGNWPGVTVAKKEGDVKKELNKSGKKIRVVDLPGAYSLAAFTCEENITRDFVKKEAPDVIINIVDATKLSRSLLFTTQLLELGIPVVVALNKSDLLDNKEITIDTQKLAERLGCPVVETASIEGKGLAELIAAAAASVGKNQPAPFRPAVSPAAETAAPAAAVDRERFAFVAALVKEVEVRTVDSAKQTRHDAIDRIVAHKIWGIPIFAAVIYFVFSLSQTYLGPFFADILVGWIDSLYTWADGLIGAGVSPLLRALLLDGIIGGVGAVIGFLPLIMVLFFLLALLEDCGYMARVAVVMDRHMKKVGLSGRSIIPMVIGTGCAIPGIMATRTIRDERQRRTTAMLTPFMPCGAKLPVIALFAGIFFEDAAWVGTSMYFVAITIIVFGARIIQKITKATPSKSYFIMELPEYRVPSLKRAAVSMLARGKAFVVNAGTVILLCNVTVQLMQTFTWNFQVVETGMEDTSILASLASPLAFLLIPLGFGVWQLAAAAVVGFIAKENVVGTLAVVYSISNFIDTEELVLVSGAQDVAAVMGLTSASALAYLMFNLFTPPCFAAIGAMRAEMESSKWLMAGIGFQFGMGYTLAYFVYQIGTLLTTGSFGTGVIPGLVAVALMAGIIFYLIQKQEEK; translated from the coding sequence ATGCGCATTGCACTTGCGGGAAACCCGAACAGTGGTAAAACCACTTTATTCAATGCCATCACAGGCAAGATCGAACACGTCGGCAACTGGCCGGGCGTGACGGTCGCCAAGAAAGAAGGGGACGTAAAAAAGGAACTGAACAAGTCCGGCAAGAAGATCCGGGTCGTGGATCTGCCGGGTGCCTATTCCTTGGCGGCGTTCACATGCGAGGAGAACATCACCCGCGACTTCGTCAAAAAAGAAGCGCCGGATGTGATCATCAACATCGTCGATGCCACCAAGTTGAGCAGGAGCCTGCTGTTCACGACGCAGCTGTTGGAGCTGGGGATCCCGGTGGTTGTCGCCTTGAACAAAAGCGATTTGTTGGACAACAAAGAAATCACCATCGATACGCAAAAATTGGCGGAAAGGCTGGGCTGCCCGGTCGTCGAGACAGCTTCGATCGAAGGCAAAGGCCTTGCCGAGTTGATCGCTGCAGCGGCCGCCAGCGTTGGCAAAAACCAGCCAGCGCCTTTCCGGCCTGCCGTTAGCCCCGCAGCGGAAACAGCCGCGCCTGCTGCGGCTGTCGACCGTGAACGCTTTGCGTTTGTCGCGGCCTTAGTGAAAGAAGTGGAAGTCCGGACGGTCGACAGCGCCAAACAAACGAGGCACGATGCGATCGACCGGATCGTAGCCCACAAAATCTGGGGCATCCCGATTTTTGCGGCCGTCATCTACTTCGTGTTCTCCCTATCGCAAACCTATCTGGGGCCGTTTTTTGCCGATATTCTGGTCGGCTGGATCGACAGCCTGTACACCTGGGCGGACGGACTGATCGGCGCGGGCGTATCGCCCTTGTTGCGGGCTTTGCTGCTCGATGGGATCATCGGCGGCGTTGGTGCCGTCATCGGTTTCCTGCCGCTGATCATGGTGCTGTTCTTCCTTTTGGCCCTGCTGGAGGATTGCGGCTACATGGCCCGGGTCGCCGTCGTGATGGACCGCCATATGAAAAAGGTGGGACTCTCCGGCAGATCGATCATCCCGATGGTCATCGGCACCGGCTGCGCCATCCCCGGCATTATGGCGACGCGGACAATCCGCGACGAGCGCCAACGCCGGACGACCGCGATGCTGACGCCGTTCATGCCCTGCGGCGCGAAGCTGCCGGTCATCGCGCTCTTTGCCGGAATCTTCTTTGAGGATGCGGCCTGGGTAGGGACGTCCATGTATTTTGTGGCAATCACCATCATTGTTTTCGGCGCCCGGATCATCCAGAAAATTACGAAAGCCACGCCTTCCAAATCCTACTTCATCATGGAGCTGCCGGAATACCGCGTGCCGAGCCTGAAGCGGGCAGCCGTCTCGATGCTGGCCAGAGGCAAAGCCTTCGTGGTGAACGCGGGGACGGTCATCCTTTTGTGCAACGTGACCGTCCAGCTGATGCAGACCTTCACCTGGAACTTCCAGGTCGTGGAAACGGGCATGGAAGACACCAGCATCCTCGCCAGCCTGGCCAGTCCGCTCGCCTTCTTGCTGATCCCGCTCGGTTTCGGCGTGTGGCAGCTTGCCGCGGCCGCCGTGGTGGGCTTCATCGCCAAAGAGAACGTCGTCGGGACATTGGCGGTCGTCTACAGCATCAGCAACTTCATCGACACCGAGGAACTGGTCCTCGTCTCCGGCGCCCAGGATGTGGCCGCCGTGATGGGCCTCACCTCGGCTTCGGCATTGGCCTACCTGATGTTCAACCTGTTCACGCCGCCTTGTTTTGCGGCGATCGGCGCCATGCGGGCCGAAATGGAAAGCAGCAAATGGCTGATGGCCGGAATCGGCTTCCAGTTCGGCATGGGCTATACGCTGGCCTACTTCGTCTACCAAATCGGAACGCTCCTGACGACCGGAAGTTTCGGGACCGGCGTGATCCCAGGCCTGGTCGCGGTCGCGCTGATGGCCGGAATCATCTTTTACCTGATCCAGAAGCAAGAAGAAAAATAA
- a CDS encoding transcriptional repressor produces MEFNVCLSKLTKNGYKPTSQRKALIRMFLENSRTMLSAKEVRNYITHLAGKQASFGNVYDNLYLLCTFGIIGKTEYCGESFFYRKETTEKDSVMFICTNCRKIMYLSSELFGQFLNKEKEEHAYRVLSQKFEIYGLCPQCRLAG; encoded by the coding sequence ATGGAATTCAATGTTTGCTTATCAAAACTGACAAAAAATGGGTACAAACCCACTTCCCAAAGAAAGGCGCTGATCCGAATGTTTTTGGAAAACAGTCGGACGATGCTCTCGGCCAAAGAAGTCCGAAACTACATCACGCATTTGGCAGGAAAACAGGCCAGCTTCGGGAATGTCTATGACAATCTGTATCTGCTCTGCACTTTCGGCATCATCGGCAAAACCGAATATTGCGGGGAATCGTTTTTTTACCGGAAGGAAACGACCGAAAAGGATTCGGTGATGTTCATCTGCACCAACTGCAGGAAAATCATGTATCTTTCGAGCGAATTGTTTGGACAGTTTCTGAATAAAGAAAAAGAGGAACATGCTTACCGGGTCCTCAGCCAGAAATTTGAAATTTATGGCTTGTGCCCGCAATGCCGGCTGGCCGGGTAA
- a CDS encoding sugar transferase, translating into MEYLKVKRVIDLVFSVLAAVILSPLFLILFIAIKMDTPGPIFFKQKRVGINKTHFNILKFRTMRIDTPKDTPTHLLGNPDQYITKVGKFLRKTSLDELPQIFNIIKGEMAIIGPRPALWNQYDLIAERDKYNANDVRPGLTGWAQINGRDELPIDVKSELDGEYIQKMNFTFDVKCFVGTITSVLKSDGVIEGGTGALSEGGNQ; encoded by the coding sequence ATGGAGTATTTGAAGGTAAAAAGAGTGATTGACTTAGTTTTTTCGGTATTGGCCGCAGTCATTTTATCGCCATTATTCTTAATTTTATTTATTGCAATAAAAATGGATACACCGGGTCCTATCTTCTTCAAACAAAAGAGAGTTGGCATCAACAAAACGCATTTCAATATTTTGAAGTTTCGTACGATGCGTATTGATACTCCCAAGGATACACCAACGCATTTATTAGGAAATCCTGATCAGTACATCACTAAAGTGGGCAAATTTCTGAGAAAAACAAGCCTTGATGAATTACCTCAAATCTTCAATATCATCAAAGGCGAAATGGCCATCATCGGACCACGACCTGCACTGTGGAATCAGTACGATCTGATTGCTGAAAGAGACAAGTACAATGCAAATGATGTGCGCCCAGGTTTGACCGGTTGGGCTCAAATCAATGGCCGTGATGAACTGCCAATTGATGTCAAATCTGAACTGGACGGGGAATACATCCAAAAAATGAATTTCACATTCGATGTGAAATGCTTTGTTGGAACTATTACAAGCGTTTTGAAAAGTGATGGAGTTATTGAAGGCGGTACAGGTGCGCTAAGTGAAGGAGGTAATCAATAG
- a CDS encoding zinc ABC transporter substrate-binding protein, giving the protein MKKTLKKLVGTALLLSTAYLAGCSDTATEEATSASEPEKPVVAVSIVPERTFVEAVCGDTVDIVTLIPPGSNPGNYEPTAQEMEAFGDAALYFSIGVATEEANILPNAGDVKVVPLAEEVAAVYPDRTFESGGRDPHIWLSPKRVKVMVEAIAREMSALDPDNQALYEQNAADYLAQLDEVDQEIKTALEGVVSKQFIVYHPAFGYIAEDYGLTMHALEQDGKEATAQHLQEMVDLAKAEGIKVIFYQEEMDSSQAEAFAEEIGGKTIQLAPLAPDYIANLQNMAATMAEAMQ; this is encoded by the coding sequence ATGAAAAAAACACTCAAAAAATTAGTCGGGACCGCCCTGCTGCTGAGCACCGCCTATTTGGCCGGCTGCAGCGATACGGCGACCGAAGAGGCAACGTCAGCGTCAGAGCCGGAGAAACCGGTCGTGGCTGTGTCGATCGTGCCGGAGCGGACGTTTGTGGAAGCGGTCTGCGGCGACACGGTGGATATCGTGACGCTGATTCCGCCCGGCAGCAATCCCGGCAACTATGAACCGACCGCCCAGGAGATGGAAGCGTTCGGCGACGCCGCGCTCTACTTCTCGATCGGGGTGGCGACCGAGGAAGCCAACATCCTGCCCAACGCGGGCGATGTGAAAGTCGTCCCGCTGGCCGAGGAAGTCGCAGCCGTCTATCCGGACCGGACTTTTGAATCCGGCGGGAGGGATCCGCACATCTGGCTTTCGCCCAAGCGCGTAAAAGTGATGGTGGAGGCGATCGCCAGGGAAATGAGCGCCCTCGATCCCGACAACCAGGCACTGTACGAACAGAATGCGGCCGACTATCTGGCGCAGCTGGATGAAGTCGACCAGGAAATCAAAACGGCCCTGGAAGGCGTCGTAAGCAAGCAATTCATCGTCTACCATCCGGCATTCGGCTACATCGCGGAGGACTACGGACTGACGATGCACGCGCTCGAACAGGACGGCAAAGAAGCCACCGCCCAGCATCTGCAGGAGATGGTCGACCTGGCGAAAGCGGAAGGCATCAAGGTCATCTTCTATCAGGAAGAAATGGACAGCAGCCAGGCCGAAGCCTTCGCCGAAGAGATCGGCGGGAAAACGATCCAGCTGGCGCCGTTAGCGCCGGACTACATCGCGAATCTGCAGAACATGGCAGCGACCATGGCGGAGGCTATGCAATGA
- a CDS encoding YhcH/YjgK/YiaL family protein, producing MIIDTLANLEFYKGLNEQLYKGLKFLKETDVAALPVGRYEIDGDTVFALVQAYETHLPEECRWEAHYKYTDIQYVVEGSERMGWKTLDGVVKAEDCPEDDVYFFESDGDHFVLHAGQFAVFTPQDAHRPGMAVDGPAPIKKIVVKVAM from the coding sequence ATGATCATTGACACACTGGCTAATTTGGAATTTTATAAAGGATTGAATGAGCAGCTCTATAAGGGACTGAAGTTTTTGAAAGAAACGGATGTTGCAGCTTTACCTGTAGGACGTTACGAGATCGACGGCGATACGGTGTTCGCGCTCGTGCAGGCGTACGAGACGCATCTGCCGGAGGAATGCCGTTGGGAAGCCCACTACAAGTACACTGACATCCAGTATGTGGTGGAAGGCAGCGAAAGGATGGGCTGGAAAACGCTGGATGGCGTCGTGAAAGCGGAGGATTGTCCGGAAGATGATGTTTACTTCTTTGAGTCTGATGGCGACCATTTCGTGCTGCATGCAGGTCAGTTCGCGGTGTTCACGCCGCAGGATGCCCACCGTCCGGGAATGGCAGTTGATGGGCCGGCACCGATCAAGAAGATTGTAGTAAAAGTGGCGATGTAA
- the rpmG gene encoding 50S ribosomal protein L33, giving the protein MRLNIILECVETGERLYLTSKNKRNNPDRLEMKKYSPKLRRRATFREVK; this is encoded by the coding sequence ATGAGACTGAACATCATTTTGGAATGCGTCGAGACAGGGGAACGCCTGTATTTGACCAGCAAAAACAAACGCAACAATCCTGACCGTCTGGAAATGAAAAAGTATTCACCGAAGCTGCGCAGACGCGCAACTTTCCGCGAAGTGAAGTAA